The Pseudomonas triclosanedens genome has a window encoding:
- a CDS encoding BPTD_3080 family restriction endonuclease has product MSDQFFKQPILNSPYGYPSLHWELDEKGQPTQKIVESRRASSFISPIPKPRRHHGEQTTLALDEVENLSDDGQRYRHSELINSVRREVDAWRRLPPSQWRVTPETARLLEHWRNHKFAGVRPFFCQVEAAETAIWLTEVVPQLGKNGERFLDHLKKASNDANPGLMRLALKLATGAGKTTVMAMLIAWQTVNAVRHPQSKKFTRGFLLVAPGLTIKDRLRVLLPNDADSYYASREIVPRDMLADLDKAKIVITNYHAFKLRERMELSKGGRRLLQGRTGSELDTQETEGQMLQRVMPELMGLKNILAINDEAHHCYREKPASDDDFIDDKGNPLTGDDLKAAKEHVKDENEAARLWISGLEAVNRKLGLPQVIDLSATPFFLAGSGYVEGTLFPWTMSDFSLMDAIECGIVKLPRVPVADNIPGADMPIYRDLWKYIGKAMPKKGRGKNAQIDPSTIPRTLETALEALYGHYVKTYEAWQQAGIKVPPCFILVCNNTATSKLVFDYISGFERRNDDGSVSYQAGRLELFRNFDEHGNPLARPNTLLIDSEQLESGEALDDNFRGMAADEIERFKREIIERTGDRRQAENLSDSELLREVMNTVGKQGRLGEQIRCVVSVSMLTEGWDANTVTHILGVRAFGTQLLCEQVIGRALRRQSYELNEQGLFDVEYADVFGIPFDFTAKPVVVTPPKPRETVTVKALRPQRDHLEIRFPRVQGYRVELPEERLEAAFGIDDHLTLTPDEVPTRTHNAGIIGETVELDIKHLSDVRQSTLLMELTTHLLFRHWREPGQDAPIALFGQLKRIVRQWLDECLECKGGTYPAQLMHRQLADLACQKITRGIVKHELEKGRQVKAVLDPFNPTGSTAHVRFNTSREERWETLGVDNQPKNHVNWVILDSGWESEFCRVAESHPNVLAYTKNHNLGLEVPYRFGSANRIYIPDFIVQVDDGGGKDNPLNLIVEIKGYRREDAKEKKSTMDTYWIPGVNHLGTHGRWAFAEFGDVYEMQDDFAKEVEAKFNQMIEAAAQGNKEH; this is encoded by the coding sequence GTGAGTGACCAGTTTTTCAAGCAGCCTATTCTCAATTCTCCATACGGCTACCCGTCTTTGCACTGGGAGCTCGACGAGAAGGGGCAACCTACACAGAAAATCGTCGAGTCTCGCCGCGCATCCAGCTTCATTAGCCCGATTCCAAAGCCACGCCGACACCATGGTGAGCAGACTACTCTGGCGCTGGATGAAGTTGAGAACCTGTCTGACGACGGGCAGCGCTACCGACACTCTGAACTGATCAATTCGGTGCGGCGTGAGGTCGATGCCTGGCGTCGTCTGCCGCCGTCGCAGTGGCGCGTCACCCCCGAAACGGCCCGTCTGCTGGAGCACTGGCGCAACCACAAGTTCGCCGGTGTGCGCCCGTTCTTCTGCCAGGTCGAAGCGGCCGAGACCGCCATCTGGCTGACTGAGGTCGTTCCGCAGCTTGGCAAGAACGGCGAGCGCTTCCTTGATCACCTGAAAAAGGCCAGTAACGATGCCAATCCCGGCTTGATGCGTCTGGCGCTGAAGCTGGCGACTGGTGCTGGCAAGACCACGGTCATGGCCATGCTCATTGCGTGGCAGACGGTCAATGCCGTGCGGCATCCACAGAGCAAGAAATTCACCCGTGGTTTCCTGCTGGTCGCTCCTGGCCTGACCATCAAGGATCGTTTGCGTGTGCTGCTGCCCAATGATGCGGACAGCTACTACGCCAGCCGCGAGATCGTGCCCCGCGACATGCTGGCGGATTTGGACAAGGCCAAGATCGTCATCACCAACTACCACGCTTTCAAACTGCGGGAGCGCATGGAGTTGTCAAAGGGCGGCCGTCGCTTGCTGCAAGGCCGCACCGGCAGTGAACTGGACACGCAAGAAACCGAAGGCCAGATGCTCCAGCGGGTCATGCCGGAATTGATGGGGCTGAAGAACATCCTCGCCATCAACGACGAAGCGCACCATTGCTATCGTGAAAAGCCCGCTTCCGACGACGACTTCATCGACGACAAGGGCAACCCCCTGACCGGCGATGACCTCAAAGCCGCCAAGGAGCACGTCAAGGACGAGAACGAAGCCGCACGCCTGTGGATTTCCGGCCTCGAAGCCGTGAACCGAAAGCTGGGCCTGCCACAGGTGATCGACCTCTCGGCCACGCCATTCTTCCTGGCCGGTTCCGGCTACGTGGAAGGCACGCTGTTCCCCTGGACGATGAGCGACTTCTCATTGATGGATGCCATCGAGTGCGGCATCGTCAAACTGCCGCGCGTGCCGGTGGCCGACAACATTCCCGGCGCGGACATGCCCATCTACCGTGACCTTTGGAAGTACATTGGCAAAGCAATGCCGAAGAAGGGCCGAGGCAAGAACGCTCAGATCGACCCATCGACCATTCCCAGAACCCTGGAGACCGCGCTCGAAGCCCTCTACGGCCATTACGTCAAAACCTACGAAGCCTGGCAGCAAGCCGGCATCAAGGTGCCGCCATGCTTCATCTTGGTGTGCAACAACACCGCCACTTCCAAGTTGGTGTTCGATTACATCTCCGGTTTCGAGCGTCGCAATGACGATGGCAGTGTCAGCTACCAGGCTGGTCGATTGGAGCTGTTTCGCAACTTCGACGAGCATGGCAATCCACTGGCACGCCCGAATACCTTGCTGATCGACAGCGAGCAGCTCGAATCCGGAGAGGCACTGGACGATAATTTCCGGGGCATGGCTGCCGACGAGATCGAACGCTTCAAGCGCGAGATCATCGAGCGCACCGGCGACCGCCGACAGGCCGAAAACCTCAGCGACAGCGAACTGCTGCGCGAGGTGATGAACACCGTTGGCAAGCAGGGGCGCCTGGGCGAGCAAATCCGCTGTGTGGTGTCGGTATCCATGCTCACCGAAGGCTGGGATGCCAACACTGTCACCCATATCCTCGGCGTACGTGCCTTCGGTACCCAGTTGCTGTGCGAGCAGGTGATAGGCCGGGCCTTGCGCCGCCAGTCCTATGAGTTAAACGAGCAAGGCCTGTTCGACGTGGAGTACGCCGACGTATTCGGCATTCCCTTCGACTTCACCGCCAAGCCGGTCGTTGTCACTCCGCCCAAGCCCCGCGAAACCGTTACGGTCAAGGCGCTGCGCCCGCAGCGCGACCATCTGGAAATTCGTTTCCCGCGTGTGCAGGGCTATCGCGTAGAACTGCCGGAGGAACGGCTGGAGGCAGCCTTCGGCATCGACGATCACCTGACGCTGACGCCGGATGAAGTGCCAACCAGGACCCACAACGCCGGCATCATCGGCGAGACCGTGGAACTGGACATCAAACACCTGAGCGACGTGCGCCAATCCACCCTGCTGATGGAATTGACCACGCATCTGCTGTTCAGGCATTGGCGCGAGCCAGGCCAAGATGCGCCCATTGCTTTGTTTGGCCAGCTCAAACGCATCGTGCGCCAATGGTTGGACGAATGCCTGGAATGCAAGGGCGGCACCTACCCGGCACAGTTGATGCATCGCCAACTGGCAGACTTGGCCTGCCAGAAGATCACCCGCGGCATCGTCAAGCACGAGCTGGAAAAGGGCCGACAGGTCAAGGCCGTCCTCGACCCGTTCAACCCGACCGGCAGCACTGCGCATGTGCGCTTCAACACCTCGCGCGAAGAACGCTGGGAAACCCTCGGCGTGGACAACCAGCCGAAGAACCACGTCAACTGGGTCATTCTGGACAGCGGCTGGGAAAGCGAATTCTGCCGAGTCGCCGAGTCGCACCCCAACGTGCTGGCCTACACCAAGAACCACAACCTCGGTCTGGAAGTGCCCTACCGCTTCGGTTCGGCCAATCGCATCTACATCCCGGACTTCATCGTGCAAGTGGACGACGGTGGCGGCAAGGACAACCCACTGAACCTGATCGTGGAGATCAAGGGCTACCGGCGTGAGGACGCGAAGGAAAAGAAGTCCACCATGGATACCTACTGGATACCCGGCGTGAATCACCTTGGCACGCATGGCCGCTGGGCCTTTGCCGAGTTTGGCGACGTGTACGAAATGCAGGACGACTTCGCCAAAGAGGTCGAGGCGAAGTTCAACCAAATGATTGAAGCGGCTGCGCAGGGAAACAAGGAACACTGA
- a CDS encoding ribose-phosphate pyrophosphokinase: MSKMMVFTGNANPDLARRVVRQLHIPLGDVSVGKFSDGEISVEINENVRGKDVFLIQPTCAPTNDNLMELVVMADAFRRSSATRITAVIPYFGYARQDRRPRSARVAISAKVVADMLTVVGVNRVLTVDLHADQIQGFFDIPVDNIYGSPVLVDDIEDQRFENLMIVSPDIGGVVRARAVAKSLGVDLAIIDKRRPKANQSEVMHIIGDVEGRTCVLVDDMVDTAGTLGHAAKALKEHGAAKVIAYCTHPVLSGRAIENIENSVLDELVVTNTIPLSAAAQACGRIRQLDIAPVVAEAMRRISNEESISAMFR, encoded by the coding sequence GTGTCCAAAATGATGGTTTTCACGGGGAACGCCAACCCCGATCTGGCACGCCGTGTCGTACGGCAGCTGCACATCCCCCTCGGTGACGTCTCTGTCGGCAAGTTCTCCGACGGCGAAATCAGTGTTGAAATCAATGAAAATGTCCGCGGCAAGGACGTATTCCTGATTCAACCGACCTGCGCACCGACCAACGACAACCTGATGGAACTGGTGGTAATGGCCGATGCCTTCCGCCGCTCCTCGGCTACTCGTATCACGGCAGTCATCCCCTACTTCGGCTATGCCCGCCAGGATCGACGTCCTCGCTCCGCCCGCGTGGCAATCAGCGCCAAGGTCGTCGCCGACATGTTGACCGTAGTTGGCGTCAACCGCGTCCTGACCGTTGACCTGCACGCCGACCAGATCCAGGGTTTCTTCGATATCCCCGTCGACAACATCTACGGCTCGCCCGTACTGGTCGATGACATCGAGGACCAACGCTTCGAAAACCTGATGATCGTCTCCCCGGACATCGGTGGTGTAGTGCGCGCTCGCGCCGTCGCCAAGTCCCTGGGCGTTGATCTGGCCATCATCGACAAACGTCGTCCGAAGGCCAACCAGTCCGAAGTCATGCACATCATCGGAGATGTCGAAGGCCGTACCTGCGTCCTGGTCGACGACATGGTCGATACCGCCGGCACCCTCGGCCACGCAGCCAAGGCTCTGAAAGAGCACGGTGCCGCCAAGGTCATCGCCTACTGCACCCACCCAGTGCTGTCCGGCCGTGCCATAGAGAACATCGAGAATTCCGTACTGGACGAGCTGGTGGTGACCAACACCATCCCGCTGTCCGCTGCTGCACAAGCCTGTGGCCGCATCCGCCAGCTGGATATCGCTCCGGTTGTCGCTGAAGCCATGCGCCGCATCAGCAATGAAGAATCGATCAGCGCCATGTTCCGCTGA
- a CDS encoding 50S ribosomal protein L25/general stress protein Ctc yields the protein MVDFVLNAQERSDLGKGASRRLRRNAGLIPAVVYGGEKAPQSLTLELREISKLLENEAAFSHVITLNVGAAKETVLIKALQRHPSKGFVMHADFQRVVAGQKLTAHVPLHFVNEANAVGVKVGGGEISHVISEVEVSCLPKDLPEFIEVDLAKVELGQIVHLSDLKLPKGVELVQLAHGNDLAVANIHASRVVKEEGEGEAAAE from the coding sequence ATGGTTGATTTTGTACTGAATGCTCAAGAGCGTTCCGACCTGGGGAAAGGTGCGAGCCGCCGCCTGCGTCGTAATGCCGGCCTGATCCCGGCTGTGGTTTACGGCGGCGAGAAAGCCCCGCAATCCCTGACCCTGGAACTGCGCGAGATCTCTAAGCTGCTGGAAAACGAGGCTGCCTTCAGCCACGTGATCACCCTGAACGTCGGTGCCGCCAAGGAAACCGTACTGATCAAGGCCCTGCAGCGTCACCCGTCCAAAGGCTTCGTCATGCACGCTGACTTCCAGCGCGTCGTTGCCGGCCAGAAGCTGACCGCTCACGTTCCGCTGCACTTCGTGAACGAAGCCAACGCTGTTGGCGTGAAAGTTGGCGGCGGCGAGATCTCCCACGTGATCTCCGAAGTCGAAGTTTCCTGCCTGCCGAAAGACCTGCCGGAATTCATCGAAGTCGACCTGGCCAAAGTGGAACTGGGTCAGATCGTTCACCTGTCCGACCTCAAGCTGCCGAAAGGCGTAGAGCTGGTGCAACTGGCCCACGGTAACGACCTGGCCGTCGCCAACATCCACGCTTCCCGCGTAGTGAAAGAAGAAGGTGAAGGCGAAGCTGCTGCCGAGTAA
- the pth gene encoding aminoacyl-tRNA hydrolase, giving the protein MTAVQLIVGLGNPGPEYDQTRHNAGALFVERLADAQRASLTLDKKYFGLVGKFSHKGRDVRLLIPTTYMNRSGQAVAALAGFFRIPVEAILVAHDELDMPPGVAKLKKGGGHGGHNGLRDIIAQLGNQNGFHRLRLGIGHPGHSSLVSGFVLGRAPRAEQELLDTSIDFALGVLPEMLDGDWTRAMQKLHSQKA; this is encoded by the coding sequence GTGACTGCCGTACAACTGATCGTTGGCTTGGGAAATCCCGGCCCTGAATACGACCAGACCCGGCATAACGCAGGGGCCCTTTTCGTTGAGCGCCTGGCCGATGCACAACGTGCCAGCCTGACTCTCGACAAGAAGTATTTCGGCCTCGTCGGCAAGTTCAGCCATAAGGGCCGTGATGTTCGTCTGCTGATCCCCACCACCTACATGAACCGCAGCGGCCAGGCCGTGGCGGCGCTCGCCGGCTTCTTCCGCATTCCGGTCGAAGCGATCCTGGTGGCGCACGATGAACTCGACATGCCTCCCGGCGTCGCCAAGCTCAAGAAGGGCGGCGGACACGGCGGGCACAATGGGCTGCGTGACATCATTGCCCAACTCGGCAACCAGAACGGTTTCCATCGCCTGCGGCTTGGCATCGGCCATCCGGGGCACAGCAGCCTGGTCTCCGGCTTCGTTCTTGGCCGCGCACCGCGCGCAGAACAGGAACTGCTAGACACCAGCATCGACTTCGCTCTCGGCGTGCTGCCGGAAATGCTCGACGGGGATTGGACCCGCGCGATGCAGAAGCTGCACAGCCAGAAGGCCTGA
- a CDS encoding DEAD/DEAH box helicase yields MVELIGSRRRLLVDNLKQTIRPGARLKIAASCFELPRNSLNIRGLKK; encoded by the coding sequence ATGGTGGAACTGATCGGCAGCCGCCGCCGCTTGCTGGTTGACAACCTCAAGCAAACCATCCGGCCAGGGGCACGGCTGAAGATCGCGGCCTCGTGCTTTGAATTGCCCCGAAACAGCCTAAATATCAGGGGACTAAAGAAGTGA
- a CDS encoding Fic family protein, which produces MHSLTPEYLVALRFDGTQAATLRTLGEYQGKQQLYAAQSPEALKGLRQIAVVESTESSNRLEGVVVAPSRLKSLVIRNATPKSRSEQEIAGYRDALALIHESAAHMPFSEGVVLQLHTLLYRYMPQVGGRWKATNNDIIERHPDGTSRLRFQPVAAHLTPMAMADLTGRYATALDQHLADPLVLAPLAMLDFLCIHPFPDGNGRMSRLLTLLLLYHFDYAVGRYISLERIFEDTKEGYYETLEASSQGWHQGQHDVKPWLDYFWGALLRAYREFEERVGTIERGRGSKGDRVRAEVLGRTLPFSISEIEEACPGVSRDMVRLVLRAMKSEGLIESTGKGRGAKWIKQG; this is translated from the coding sequence ATGCACTCGCTCACACCCGAGTACCTCGTCGCGCTTCGCTTCGATGGCACCCAGGCCGCCACGTTGCGCACACTGGGCGAGTACCAGGGCAAGCAGCAACTCTACGCAGCGCAGTCGCCCGAAGCCCTCAAAGGGCTACGCCAGATCGCGGTAGTCGAATCCACCGAGTCATCCAACCGCCTGGAAGGCGTTGTCGTCGCACCCTCGCGGCTGAAGTCTCTGGTCATCCGCAACGCAACGCCAAAGAGTCGTTCCGAACAGGAGATCGCGGGCTACCGTGACGCCTTGGCGCTGATCCACGAATCGGCCGCGCACATGCCCTTCAGCGAGGGAGTGGTGCTGCAACTGCATACCCTGCTGTATCGCTACATGCCGCAGGTGGGGGGGCGCTGGAAAGCTACCAACAACGACATCATCGAGCGTCATCCCGATGGCACGTCACGGCTGCGCTTCCAGCCGGTCGCTGCGCACCTGACGCCGATGGCAATGGCCGATCTGACCGGGCGCTACGCCACCGCGCTGGATCAGCACCTGGCCGACCCGCTGGTGCTGGCACCGCTGGCGATGCTCGACTTCCTGTGCATTCACCCCTTCCCTGATGGCAACGGCCGTATGTCCCGCTTGCTGACCTTGCTGCTGCTCTACCACTTCGACTATGCAGTGGGCCGCTACATCAGCTTGGAACGCATCTTCGAGGACACCAAGGAAGGCTATTACGAGACGCTGGAAGCCAGTTCGCAGGGATGGCACCAGGGGCAGCACGACGTAAAGCCCTGGCTCGACTACTTCTGGGGTGCCTTGCTACGGGCCTACCGTGAGTTCGAGGAGCGTGTCGGCACCATCGAGCGTGGCCGTGGCAGTAAAGGCGACCGGGTGCGTGCGGAAGTCCTGGGACGCACTCTGCCGTTTTCGATTTCCGAAATCGAGGAAGCCTGCCCAGGCGTGAGCCGGGACATGGTGCGATTAGTGCTGCGGGCAATGAAATCAGAGGGGTTGATAGAGTCAACAGGCAAAGGACGAGGGGCGAAATGGATCAAGCAAGGGTAA
- the ychF gene encoding redox-regulated ATPase YchF: protein MGFNCGIVGLPNVGKSTLFNALTKSGIAAENFPFCTIEPNSGIVPMPDARLDALAEIVKPERVIPTTMEFVDIAGLVAGASKGEGLGNKFLANIRETDAIAHVVRCFEDENVIHVSNSVDPKRDIEIIDLELIFADLDSCEKQLQKVARNAKGGDKDAIAQKTLLEKLIPHFSEGKPARSLMKNMSDDEKRAVRGFHLLTSKPVMYIANVAEDGFENNPHLDVVRAIAEEEGAMVVPVCNKIEAEIAELDDGEEKDMFLESLGLEEPGLNRVIRAGYELLHLQTYFTAGVKEVRAWTVRVGATAPQAAAVIHTDFEKGFIRAEVVAYDDFIQFKGEQGAKETGKWRLEGKDYIVKDGDVMHFRFNV, encoded by the coding sequence ATGGGATTCAATTGCGGCATCGTCGGCCTGCCCAACGTCGGCAAGTCCACCCTGTTCAACGCCCTGACCAAATCCGGCATCGCGGCGGAAAATTTCCCCTTCTGCACCATCGAGCCGAACAGCGGCATCGTCCCGATGCCCGACGCGCGACTCGATGCGCTGGCCGAGATCGTCAAGCCCGAGCGCGTGATCCCAACCACGATGGAGTTCGTCGACATCGCCGGTCTCGTGGCGGGCGCATCCAAGGGTGAGGGTCTGGGCAACAAGTTCCTCGCCAACATCCGCGAAACCGACGCCATCGCCCATGTTGTGCGCTGCTTCGAAGATGAGAACGTCATCCACGTTTCCAATAGCGTCGACCCCAAGCGCGACATCGAGATCATCGATCTCGAACTGATCTTCGCCGACCTCGATAGCTGCGAAAAGCAACTGCAAAAGGTCGCGCGCAACGCCAAAGGCGGCGACAAGGACGCCATCGCGCAGAAGACCCTGCTGGAAAAACTCATCCCCCACTTCAGCGAAGGCAAGCCTGCCCGTTCGCTGATGAAGAACATGAGCGACGACGAGAAGCGCGCAGTGCGTGGCTTCCACCTGCTGACCAGCAAGCCGGTCATGTACATCGCCAACGTCGCCGAAGACGGCTTCGAGAACAACCCGCACCTGGATGTCGTTCGCGCCATCGCCGAAGAAGAAGGCGCTATGGTCGTGCCAGTTTGCAACAAGATCGAAGCCGAAATCGCCGAACTGGACGATGGCGAAGAGAAGGACATGTTCCTCGAATCCCTCGGCCTCGAAGAACCCGGCCTGAACCGCGTGATCCGCGCTGGCTACGAACTGCTGCACCTGCAGACCTATTTCACCGCCGGCGTGAAGGAAGTACGCGCCTGGACCGTCCGTGTGGGAGCTACCGCCCCGCAGGCCGCAGCCGTGATCCACACCGACTTCGAAAAAGGCTTCATCCGTGCCGAGGTTGTCGCCTACGACGACTTCATCCAGTTCAAAGGCGAACAGGGCGCGAAGGAAACCGGCAAATGGCGCCTGGAAGGCAAGGACTACATCGTCAAGGACGGCGACGTGATGCACTTCCGCTTCAACGTCTGA
- a CDS encoding tyrosine-type recombinase/integrase has translation MPENLLTDLKVRSAKSTDRDWKLSDGGGLFLLVKPTGGKLWRWKYRLQGKENLFAIGGFPQVSLAEARAAREKARVLVKQGIHPAHERQQVKQRNLEVLEERKRAKESSFAKVAQAYLAEIKPVFALSSYRTKESRIRKYLSPKFDGMPMSDIGVKQIRPLLEECKAHGAWAAIHVKGDLSAIFEFAVVRGLVEANPIPSLRGLLRVPFSESKAAMTREQIQKFYQELRGYRGYPETSLCLRLIALTACRPGEAADAEWDEFDFEDALWRRPAAKMKARRDHVSPLSTQAVAVLKDLQCITGGGRYLFPHRSGKGFTTPNRLTYAMRDMNLGRGTTPHCWRTTFSTWANENGYRPDAIERQLAHVESNKVRATYNKALLLDQRRTLLQDWADYLSAAEGSGTV, from the coding sequence ATGCCCGAAAACCTACTCACCGACCTCAAGGTCAGGTCGGCCAAATCGACTGATCGAGATTGGAAACTATCAGACGGCGGGGGCCTGTTCCTGCTGGTCAAGCCCACCGGCGGCAAGCTCTGGCGGTGGAAGTACCGCCTGCAAGGCAAGGAGAACCTCTTTGCCATTGGCGGCTTTCCTCAAGTAAGCCTTGCTGAGGCGCGTGCGGCCCGCGAGAAAGCGCGAGTCCTCGTCAAGCAAGGTATCCATCCTGCCCATGAACGGCAGCAGGTCAAGCAGCGCAACTTGGAAGTGCTGGAGGAACGCAAGCGCGCAAAGGAAAGCTCGTTCGCCAAGGTGGCGCAGGCGTACCTGGCCGAGATCAAGCCAGTCTTTGCGCTCAGTTCCTACCGCACGAAAGAGTCCCGTATCAGGAAATACCTGTCACCCAAATTCGATGGGATGCCGATGAGCGACATTGGCGTGAAGCAGATCCGCCCGTTGCTGGAGGAGTGCAAGGCCCACGGTGCATGGGCCGCGATTCACGTCAAAGGCGATCTTTCGGCCATCTTCGAATTCGCGGTAGTGCGGGGTCTGGTCGAGGCCAATCCTATTCCCAGTCTTCGTGGGCTGCTGCGTGTGCCGTTCAGCGAGAGCAAGGCGGCGATGACGCGAGAGCAAATCCAGAAGTTCTATCAGGAGTTGCGCGGCTACCGGGGCTATCCGGAAACCTCTTTGTGTCTGCGGTTGATTGCTCTGACGGCTTGCCGTCCAGGGGAAGCGGCGGATGCCGAGTGGGACGAGTTCGACTTTGAGGATGCTCTGTGGCGTCGGCCTGCGGCGAAGATGAAAGCGCGGCGTGACCATGTCAGCCCGTTGTCCACGCAGGCCGTAGCAGTGCTGAAGGATTTGCAGTGCATCACGGGCGGTGGCCGCTATCTGTTCCCACACCGTAGTGGCAAGGGCTTCACTACGCCCAACCGGCTAACCTACGCGATGCGCGACATGAACCTGGGCCGGGGCACGACGCCGCATTGCTGGCGGACGACCTTTTCAACTTGGGCCAATGAGAACGGATACCGGCCTGATGCGATTGAGCGGCAGCTTGCCCACGTGGAAAGCAACAAGGTGCGGGCGACGTACAACAAGGCGCTGCTGCTGGATCAGAGAAGGACGCTGTTGCAGGACTGGGCGGACTATCTGAGTGCGGCGGAGGGCAGTGGCACGGTATAG
- the ispE gene encoding 4-(cytidine 5'-diphospho)-2-C-methyl-D-erythritol kinase, with amino-acid sequence MQHRLTLPAPAKLNLFLHINGRRPDGYHELQTLFQFLDHGDDLHFAVREDGEIRLNTSIEGVPHDNNLIVRAARRLQELSNCKLGADIWLDKRLPMGGGIGGGSSDAATTLLGLNHLWQLGWDEDQLAALGLTLGADVPVFVRGHAAFAEGVGEKLTPVELEEPWFLVVVPQVFVSTAEVFSDPELTRDTPPIKVRSLLGVDGHNDCQPVVEKRYPDVRNALILLGKFTDARLTGTGACVFGSFPNQGDADKVRRQLPATLPSFVAQGRNISMLHRKLQSLA; translated from the coding sequence ATGCAGCACCGCCTGACCCTGCCGGCGCCAGCCAAGCTCAACCTGTTCCTGCATATCAATGGCCGCCGCCCGGATGGCTATCACGAACTGCAGACACTCTTTCAATTCCTCGATCACGGCGACGACCTGCATTTCGCCGTGCGCGAAGACGGCGAAATCCGCCTGAACACCAGCATCGAGGGCGTTCCTCACGACAACAACCTGATCGTCAGGGCTGCGCGCCGGCTACAGGAACTATCGAACTGCAAGCTGGGAGCGGACATCTGGCTGGACAAGCGCCTGCCAATGGGCGGCGGCATCGGCGGGGGCAGCTCCGACGCGGCCACCACCCTGCTCGGCCTCAACCACCTGTGGCAGCTCGGCTGGGACGAGGACCAACTGGCCGCACTCGGCCTCACCCTGGGCGCCGACGTGCCGGTATTCGTGCGCGGGCATGCGGCCTTCGCCGAAGGGGTCGGCGAGAAGCTCACGCCAGTCGAACTGGAAGAGCCCTGGTTCCTCGTCGTTGTGCCGCAAGTCTTTGTCAGTACAGCAGAAGTTTTCTCCGATCCCGAGTTGACACGGGATACTCCGCCCATTAAAGTTCGCAGCCTTCTCGGGGTGGACGGTCATAATGACTGCCAGCCGGTCGTCGAGAAGCGTTACCCGGATGTACGTAACGCACTGATCTTGCTTGGTAAATTCACTGACGCAAGATTGACCGGAACCGGAGCTTGTGTGTTTGGGAGCTTCCCAAATCAAGGCGATGCTGATAAAGTCCGCCGCCAACTTCCGGCCACTCTGCCGAGCTTTGTCGCCCAGGGTCGCAACATCTCGATGTTGCACAGAAAGCTGCAAAGTCTGGCTTGA
- the lolB gene encoding lipoprotein insertase outer membrane protein LolB — protein MRLRHLLGSVALVLLAGCAGLGPREALEGQGNATAWNAHKARIATLDGWQIDGKVGIRAPKDSGSGTLFWLQRQDYYDIRLSGPLGRGAARLTGREGAVTLEVAGQGRYESTSPEALLEEQLGWRLPVSHLLWWIRGLPAPDSKSRLTLDGDSHLAKLEQDGWNVEYTRYSEQNGYWLPERLKLHGQDLDVTLVVKTWQPRQLGH, from the coding sequence ATGCGTCTACGTCACCTGCTCGGCTCCGTCGCCCTCGTCCTCCTGGCGGGCTGTGCCGGCCTCGGCCCCCGGGAAGCCCTGGAAGGCCAAGGCAACGCCACCGCCTGGAACGCCCACAAGGCCCGCATCGCCACCCTCGACGGCTGGCAGATCGACGGCAAGGTCGGCATCCGCGCCCCCAAGGACTCCGGCAGCGGCACCTTGTTCTGGCTACAACGCCAGGACTACTACGACATCCGCCTGTCCGGCCCGCTTGGCCGTGGCGCGGCGCGCCTGACCGGCCGCGAGGGCGCAGTCACCCTCGAAGTCGCCGGTCAGGGCCGCTACGAATCGACCTCCCCGGAAGCACTGCTTGAAGAACAGCTGGGCTGGCGCCTGCCGGTCTCCCACCTGCTCTGGTGGATCCGCGGCCTGCCCGCGCCGGATAGCAAGAGCCGCCTGACCCTCGACGGCGACAGCCACCTGGCGAAGCTCGAACAGGACGGCTGGAACGTCGAATACACACGCTACAGCGAACAGAACGGCTACTGGCTACCCGAACGCCTGAAGCTACACGGCCAGGACCTGGACGTGACCCTCGTAGTGAAGACCTGGCAGCCGCGCCAATTGGGCCACTGA